The following is a genomic window from Chryseobacterium ginsenosidimutans.
TCACCAAGATCAATTTTAGTTTTCTGATCTTCTGGAAGTTCTTCTTTGTCGTCAACATAAAGTGAAGCCAACACAATATCGTTCTGAAGAATCGGTAGAATATCCGGTTCGCTCCAAACGAATTCTTCCATTTTTCTACAGTTTTCGCAACCGTAACCTGTAAAGTCAATTAAGATCGGTTTGTCTTCTTTTTTAGCTAATTCAATGGCTTTAAAGAAATCGTGCTCAGGATGCATTCCCAGAATTCCGTCTTTTTCATCATGGAAGTAACTTACATTTAACGGAGGTAAAATTCCGCTTAATAATTGCAGTTTCGGGCGTTCTGCAGGAAATAATCCCTGAATCATATATATCACAAATCCAATTCCCAATACTCCCAATACTTTTCTTGTGATAGAAATTTTAGGTTTTTTATCATCATGTGGGAATCTTATTATTCCGAATAAATATAAAGCTAAACCAATTCCGATAATAATCCAGATGACAATGAAGAGTTCTCTTTTTAATAAGAAAGTTTTAGAAACCAAATCTGCTTTTGACAAGAATTTCAATGCTAAAGCTAGTTCGATAAATCCTAAAACAACTTTTACAGTATTCATCCATCCACCAGATTTTGGCAGACTTTGTAATGCCTGCGGGAATAGAGCCAGCAATCCGAAAATAATTGCCCAAGCCAACCCGAAACCTGTTAACGCTAAAGTTAGAAGCGTCGGAATATGAGATGAACCAGATAGTGATCCTCCTAACAAACTTCCCAAAATAGGACCTGTACAAGAGAAAGATACGATAACCAATGTTAAAGCCATAAAGAAAATGCCAATAATTCCGCCGGCTTCTTCTGCTTTTGAAGATTTGTTTGCGATAGAACTAGGTAACGAAATATCGTAATATCCAAAGAAACTTCCTGCAAAGAAAATAAAAATGATAAAGAATACAATATTCAGCCAAATACTGGTAGAAATTTCATTAAAAACATTTCCTGCAATCCCATCAATTAAATGAAAAGGAACACTTAATAAAACAAAGATCATAAGGATGAAAAATCCGTAAATCAATGCATCTCTTTTGCCTTTTGCCTTATTTTTATTGCCTTTTGTAAAGAATGAAACCGTAAGAGGAATCATCGGAAAAACGCACGGAGTCAACAATGCAATCAATCCACCGATAAATCCTAAGAATAAATAGGTCCAGTAATTTTCGCTGTCTTTAACAGCCGCTGTACCGCAATCTGTCAAAGGTTTTTGGAAATCAATAGATGGTATTTTTAATTGTTTAGGATCAAGTTCAGGCTTTTCTGTAACAGTAACTTTAGCATTTGCAGGAGCTACCACTGTAACTTCCGCAGTTTTTGCAGAATCTTTTACTGTTTCATCAGTTGTTTCGGCTGCAATTTCTTCTGTTGCTCCTTTTGGCGTAACTTTTTGATTAAATTCCAACGTATTGGGAGCCAGGCAAACCCTATCGTCACAGGTTTGATACGTAATTTCAGCAACAACGTCTCCTGGTTTTGCTCCGTCCTTTAACTTAAATTTTTGCTTAAATCCGGCTGAATTAGAGTAAAAAATAATCTTTCCACCAAAAGCTTCAGAAAATTCTTCATGTTTTTTACCTGTTTCCGTGAATTTACCAATCAGCTCGATATTTTTCCCCGAAACTTTATATTCAGTCGGAATTCCTGTATCTTCCGGAATATCTTTGGAATAGATGTGCCAACCGCTTTCCATTGTGGCATTCAACACAGCTTCGTATTGATTGTTGCCTAATTCGTTGATTGTAAATTTAAATTTTACAGGATTTTTGATTTGTGCATTAATTCCTGTTGCTAAAAACAGCAGAATTAATAAAAACCAGTTTCTAAATTTCATTTTTACTTTTATTATAAATTTTGAGAATCTTTTTTGTATTCTCATCCTTAGAATTTCTTCTGTCTTGTCTGAAAGGAACAATTCCGAGTACAGAATTTTCGCGGTCAGTAAGGATCCAGATTTTTTGCCTCGCTAAAATAGATAATTTTTCGTCCCTAAAAAACTTAGAAACCTTCTTTTTACCCGAAAAACCGACAGGATAAAATTCGTCGCCATCTTTTTGCCTTCTCAATTGCAATGGAAAGTGAAGTTTTTCAGCATCAAAGTCCCATTCTATGTCTTTATTGATTCCTTCGATGTCTTCAATAATATTTTCGAGATTAATTATGATTTGGTTTTCGGAAAAGTCAAATTTTTCCATCAGGAGAATTTCTTCTTTGGTTTCCTTCTCTTCGTTTTTATGGATAAAAATTAATTCATCACGATTAATAATCAATTGATAGTCTTTTGAAAAAAAAGAACTTCCATTTTCAGCTTTAAAAATTTTTGAAATTTCCTCTTTTTGGTTAAAATCATACTTTTTTAATACCTCGAATTTTACAAAATCACTTTCCTGATTCAGTTTTTCTTTGGATAGGATTTTGTGGTACTTGTTAAATATCGTAATCCGATTTTCTATTTCCTGAATCTGTTGCCGAACAAAATCTTTAGTTTGATTTAAGTAAGAATTGCTTTTTTTGAAATTGTCTAAAAAATGTTCATTCGTTTCCAATAATTTCGGAACAATTTCATTTCTGATTTTATTCCTTAAATAATCACTTTTCTTATTGGAAAGATCTTCACGGTATTCAATATTGTTTTCTTTTGCAAATTCGTAGATTTCTTCTTTTGTAAAATGTAAAAGAGGTCTTAAAATTTTATTATCATTCGAAGGAATTCCACTTAACCCATTAATTCCCGATGCTTTGGAAAGATTGATGAGAAAAGTTTCCAGTTGATCATTCAAATGATGAGCGGTTACCAAAAATTCTAGGTTTTCCTTTTCCTGAATTTGTTTAAAGAAAGTATATCTTAATTCTCTTGCCCAAAGTTGAATTGAATTTTCAGGCTTTTGATCTTGCTGAGAAACTTCATATAAATGAAATTTAATATAATTCTTTTCACAGAAATCCTGAACTGTTTTTTGATCCAGATCAGAATCTTCTCCACGAAGTTTATAATTGATATGTGCAATTTGAAAATCAATTCCTAAATCCTTAAAAATATGGGCTAAAACCATCGAATCTGCACCGCCGCTCACCGCCAAGAGATAGGTGTAGTTCTCAGCAGAATGAACAATATTTTCTAATTGATTTTTAAAGTGTAATTTTTTCAACATCTGTGTTGAGAATTTCTTTTGTACAAAGATAAGCCATATAATTAAAATGAATTTTGTTACCTTTGGACGTCTAAAAATGATTATTTATGAAAGTTTTTAAAATTTTGGCAGTTTCTGCAATGGCGCTGGGAATGACTTCTTGTATCAGCAAAAAACAGTACGATGCTTTAAGTTCAAATTATAAGCAGTGTATTGAAAATGTAGGGGAAAGACAAAGAGAAATCCAGGATCTGAAATCTCAGAATTCTGCTTTGTCAAGTGAAAATAATTTACTGAAAAGTCAGCATGATGCTTTAAAATCTTCACTTGATGCTTGTTTGTCAAATACAGGAAAAAGCTCTGCAAATATTGATAAGTTGGTAGGAGAAATTAATTCTTCTAATTCTTATATCAAACAGTTAATTTCCAGCAATGCGAAAAACGACAGTTTGAATTTAGCGTTGTCTAACAAGTTAAAAAGATCTTTGGATAATGTTGCAGACGATGATGTTCAGGTGAAAGTATTGAAAGGTGTTGTAATGATCTCACTTTCAGATAAAATGTTGTATAAGACAGGCGACTTCAATATTCTTCCTGCAGCCCAGGAGGTATTAGGAAAAGTGGCTAAAGTGATCAACGATTACGATAAATATTCTGTATTAATCGAAGGTAACACGGATAACGCTCCTTTAAGCTCTCCAAATTTACCAAGAGACAACTGGGACCTTTCTGCTTTGAGAGGCACTGCAGTTGCTAAAATCTTACAGACCCAATTTGGTGTTGATCCGGCTAGAATTACGGCAGGTGGACGTTCTGAGTACAATCCTAAAGCAACAAATATGAGTGTTTCAGGAAGAGCTGAAAACAGAAGAACAGAAATCATCATTATGCCTAAGCTTGATGAATTCATGAAACTGATGGATATTACTCCAAAGAAATAATTTTAAACATTATTCAATTAATAAAAAAAATCCCGAATTGCTTCGGGATTTTTTGATCAAATTAATTCTTCTTTTTTCAATAATGAAATAATTTTTTTCAGTAAAGAATTGGATGTTTTCGGCTTAATTTCTTTTAAGGAAGAATCCGCCTTACCTTGTGGTACTGCGGTCTTCTGATTCTCGTTGTTAATTAGTTTTTCCTGGACATCCATTTTGATTTTTTTTCTTGATGTTTTTACCCTTCATTGCAAAGGTAGAGCAATTCGTAAGGATACGCATCCGTATTTTTACGGTAATTGATATGTGGATTTTCCCATGTCTTAGAATATTTGGTATTTCTCATGATTTTTCCTTATATTTAAGTAAATTTGAATAACAAAAAATTTGTAGAATGAGCTTTTTTGAAGAAACTAATCCTGAAATGGACAGGTATCTGGAAACGCATGCTTCCTCGGAACCTGAAATTCTGAGAAAATTGAGAAGGGAAACGTATCAGAAAACAACACAGCCACATATGATTTCCGGTTATCAGCAGGGAAGATTATTAACGATCATCTCTCAAATGTTACAGCCGAAAAATATTCTGGAAATAGGAACTTTTACAGGATATGCTACACTTTGCCTTACAGCGGGTTTAGCAAAAGACGGTAAAATAACAACGCTGGATGTAAATGAGGACTTAGCTTATCTACCGAAAAAATATTTTGCAGAAAGTGAATATTCAAGCCAGATTGATTTTAAACTTCAGGATGCTAAAGAGTTTTTAAGAGAAACTGATGAAGTCTATGATCTGATTTTTATTGATGCGGATAAGGAAAACTATGCTGAATATTTTAAATTAATAAAGCCAAAAACAAAATCAGGATCTGTTGTTATGTTTGATAACGTTCTTTGGTACGGAAAAGTATTGGAGGAAAATCCAAAACAAAAATCTACTCAGATTATCAAGGAACTAAATGATTTGATCGCAAAAGATAATGATTTTGAAAATCTTATTTTACCTTTGCGGGACGGACTGAATTTTCTGAGAAGGATATAAGAGATCTATCATCTAAGAGTTATGAATAAAGGAATTTGTATTGTTACAGTAGCGCCCGTTCGTGCAGAAGGTTCTGACAAAGCGGAAATTGTTACGGAAATATTATTTGGAGAAAGCGTTGATATTTTGGAGGTAAATAAAAACTGGACCAAAATAAAAATGCATTACGATGGCTACGAAGGATGGATGGATACGAAACAGCTAAAGCCTGTAACAGACGAAGATTTTGCAAAACGAAAAGTTACGGTTGTCACTGAAGATTTTTCTTCTGTGATCATGAATGATGGCAAAACATTACTTTCGATGGGTTCGGAAGTAGAGTTTCCTTCTGTAGCTTCCAGAAGAAGTCATGACGTTCGTGAAAGTATTGCTTTGACGGCAAAAGAATTTCTGAATGTTCCATATTTATGGGGTGGGAAAAGTTTTTTTGCGGTGGATTGTTCCGGTTTCACACAATTGGTTTACAAAATTCATAATATAAAGTTGCCGCGAGACACTTCTCAACAGGTTGAAGTTGGTGAATCATTAACTTTTGTTGAGGAAAGTCAGCCTGGAGATTTGGCCTTTTTTGAAAATCCGGAAGGAAAAATTATTCA
Proteins encoded in this region:
- a CDS encoding C40 family peptidase, which codes for MNKGICIVTVAPVRAEGSDKAEIVTEILFGESVDILEVNKNWTKIKMHYDGYEGWMDTKQLKPVTDEDFAKRKVTVVTEDFSSVIMNDGKTLLSMGSEVEFPSVASRRSHDVRESIALTAKEFLNVPYLWGGKSFFAVDCSGFTQLVYKIHNIKLPRDTSQQVEVGESLTFVEESQPGDLAFFENPEGKIIHVGIMLDNQRIIHASGKVRIDTLDSTGIFNKELNKHTHKLRVIKNVL
- the tilS gene encoding tRNA lysidine(34) synthetase TilS, whose protein sequence is MLKKLHFKNQLENIVHSAENYTYLLAVSGGADSMVLAHIFKDLGIDFQIAHINYKLRGEDSDLDQKTVQDFCEKNYIKFHLYEVSQQDQKPENSIQLWARELRYTFFKQIQEKENLEFLVTAHHLNDQLETFLINLSKASGINGLSGIPSNDNKILRPLLHFTKEEIYEFAKENNIEYREDLSNKKSDYLRNKIRNEIVPKLLETNEHFLDNFKKSNSYLNQTKDFVRQQIQEIENRITIFNKYHKILSKEKLNQESDFVKFEVLKKYDFNQKEEISKIFKAENGSSFFSKDYQLIINRDELIFIHKNEEKETKEEILLMEKFDFSENQIIINLENIIEDIEGINKDIEWDFDAEKLHFPLQLRRQKDGDEFYPVGFSGKKKVSKFFRDEKLSILARQKIWILTDRENSVLGIVPFRQDRRNSKDENTKKILKIYNKSKNEI
- a CDS encoding O-methyltransferase, which codes for MSFFEETNPEMDRYLETHASSEPEILRKLRRETYQKTTQPHMISGYQQGRLLTIISQMLQPKNILEIGTFTGYATLCLTAGLAKDGKITTLDVNEDLAYLPKKYFAESEYSSQIDFKLQDAKEFLRETDEVYDLIFIDADKENYAEYFKLIKPKTKSGSVVMFDNVLWYGKVLEENPKQKSTQIIKELNDLIAKDNDFENLILPLRDGLNFLRRI
- a CDS encoding protein-disulfide reductase DsbD family protein, translating into MKFRNWFLLILLFLATGINAQIKNPVKFKFTINELGNNQYEAVLNATMESGWHIYSKDIPEDTGIPTEYKVSGKNIELIGKFTETGKKHEEFSEAFGGKIIFYSNSAGFKQKFKLKDGAKPGDVVAEITYQTCDDRVCLAPNTLEFNQKVTPKGATEEIAAETTDETVKDSAKTAEVTVVAPANAKVTVTEKPELDPKQLKIPSIDFQKPLTDCGTAAVKDSENYWTYLFLGFIGGLIALLTPCVFPMIPLTVSFFTKGNKNKAKGKRDALIYGFFILMIFVLLSVPFHLIDGIAGNVFNEISTSIWLNIVFFIIFIFFAGSFFGYYDISLPSSIANKSSKAEEAGGIIGIFFMALTLVIVSFSCTGPILGSLLGGSLSGSSHIPTLLTLALTGFGLAWAIIFGLLALFPQALQSLPKSGGWMNTVKVVLGFIELALALKFLSKADLVSKTFLLKRELFIVIWIIIGIGLALYLFGIIRFPHDDKKPKISITRKVLGVLGIGFVIYMIQGLFPAERPKLQLLSGILPPLNVSYFHDEKDGILGMHPEHDFFKAIELAKKEDKPILIDFTGYGCENCRKMEEFVWSEPDILPILQNDIVLASLYVDDKEELPEDQKTKIDLGDGQVKKVKTIGDRWSLFQQVNFNNNSQPHYVLITPDGKVINSPVSGYMPKEDFKKFLECGVNFYKKNK
- a CDS encoding OmpA family protein, encoding MKVFKILAVSAMALGMTSCISKKQYDALSSNYKQCIENVGERQREIQDLKSQNSALSSENNLLKSQHDALKSSLDACLSNTGKSSANIDKLVGEINSSNSYIKQLISSNAKNDSLNLALSNKLKRSLDNVADDDVQVKVLKGVVMISLSDKMLYKTGDFNILPAAQEVLGKVAKVINDYDKYSVLIEGNTDNAPLSSPNLPRDNWDLSALRGTAVAKILQTQFGVDPARITAGGRSEYNPKATNMSVSGRAENRRTEIIIMPKLDEFMKLMDITPKK